A window of Streptomyces gilvosporeus contains these coding sequences:
- the gltX gene encoding glutamate--tRNA ligase has product MANATPVRVRFCPSPTGNPHVGLVRTALFNWAYARHTGGSLVFRIEDTDAARDSEESYQQLLDSFHWLGFDWDEGPEVGGPHAPYRQSQRMDRYQDIAAKLLAGGYAYPCYCTTEELDERREAARKAGRPSGYDGTCRELTDEQKAAYEAEGRTSIVRFRMPDEPITFTDLVRGELTFTPDNVPDYGIVRANGAPLYTLVNPVDDALMGITHVLRGEDLLSSTPRQIALYKALIDLGIASAIPAFGHLPYVMGEGNKKLSKRDPQASLNLYRERGFLPEGLLNYLSLLGWSFSADEDIFTIPELIEKFDIADVNANPARFDLKKAEAINAEHIRRLDVKDFIAACEPWLTAPFANWEPEDFDRAAWEAIAPHAQTRLTVLSDITANVDFLFRKEPVEDEPSWTKAMKGDPAALLTTARANLLAADWTGGPEPLKAAVLAAGEEHGLKLGKAQAPVRVAVTGRTVGLPLFESLEILGKDRTIARIDAALAKLAG; this is encoded by the coding sequence GTGGCTAACGCGACCCCCGTCCGCGTCCGTTTCTGTCCCTCCCCGACCGGCAACCCCCACGTGGGTCTGGTCCGTACCGCCCTGTTCAACTGGGCCTACGCCCGGCACACCGGCGGCAGCCTGGTCTTCCGGATCGAGGACACCGACGCGGCCCGTGATTCCGAGGAGTCCTACCAGCAGCTGCTGGACTCCTTCCACTGGCTCGGCTTCGACTGGGACGAGGGCCCCGAGGTCGGCGGCCCGCACGCCCCCTACCGCCAGTCCCAGCGGATGGACCGCTACCAGGACATCGCCGCCAAGCTGCTGGCCGGCGGGTACGCGTACCCCTGCTACTGCACCACCGAAGAGCTCGACGAGCGCCGCGAGGCCGCCCGCAAGGCCGGCCGGCCCTCCGGCTACGACGGCACCTGCCGCGAGCTGACCGACGAGCAGAAGGCCGCCTACGAGGCCGAGGGCCGCACCTCGATCGTCCGCTTCCGCATGCCCGACGAGCCGATCACCTTCACCGACCTCGTCCGCGGCGAGCTGACCTTCACCCCCGACAACGTCCCGGACTACGGCATCGTCCGCGCCAACGGCGCCCCGCTGTACACCCTGGTCAACCCCGTCGACGACGCCCTGATGGGCATCACCCACGTCCTGCGCGGCGAGGACCTGCTCTCCTCCACCCCCCGCCAGATCGCGCTCTACAAGGCCCTGATCGACCTCGGCATCGCCTCCGCGATCCCGGCCTTCGGCCACCTGCCCTACGTCATGGGCGAGGGCAACAAGAAGCTCTCCAAGCGCGACCCGCAGGCCAGCCTCAACCTCTACCGCGAGCGCGGCTTCCTCCCCGAGGGCCTGCTCAACTACCTCTCCCTGCTCGGCTGGTCCTTCTCCGCGGACGAGGACATCTTCACGATCCCCGAGCTGATCGAGAAGTTCGACATCGCCGACGTCAACGCCAACCCGGCCCGCTTCGACCTGAAGAAGGCCGAGGCGATCAACGCCGAGCACATCCGGCGGCTGGACGTCAAGGACTTCATCGCGGCCTGCGAGCCCTGGCTGACGGCCCCGTTCGCCAACTGGGAGCCCGAGGACTTCGACCGCGCCGCCTGGGAGGCGATCGCCCCGCACGCCCAGACCCGCCTCACCGTCCTCTCCGACATCACCGCCAACGTCGACTTCCTCTTCCGCAAGGAGCCCGTCGAGGACGAGCCCTCCTGGACCAAGGCCATGAAGGGCGACCCGGCCGCCCTCCTGACCACCGCCCGCGCCAACCTCCTCGCCGCCGACTGGACCGGCGGCCCCGAGCCCCTCAAGGCCGCCGTCCTGGCCGCCGGCGAGGAACACGGCCTCAAGCTCGGCAAGGCCCAGGCCCCCGTCCGCGTAGCCGTCACCGGCCGCACCGTCGGTCTCCCCCTCTTCGAGTCCCTGGAGATCCTCGGCAAGGACCGCACCATCGCCCGCATCGACGCGGCGCTGGCGAAGCTGGCGGGCTGA
- a CDS encoding Uma2 family endonuclease has translation MTALAGRPHMLPSQFEELARLAARIGDGLHLEFIDERLGIKAVPDGDHDEIVAWLQQVCMQHRPELHLYGERGLLIPAYRKGYARPDATLAPRGSFSGQGEWAASEPVLMTVEVTSHDGDTDRRDRQQKPRAYAEAGIPVYLLIDRDTCEVTVFSKPDGDHYDQAVTVRFGTPVEIPAPVGLKLDTEPLKDWVN, from the coding sequence ATGACCGCGCTCGCCGGCCGGCCGCACATGCTGCCGAGCCAATTCGAAGAACTAGCTCGTCTCGCTGCCCGCATCGGTGACGGGCTGCATCTGGAATTCATCGATGAAAGGCTGGGGATCAAGGCTGTGCCGGACGGCGACCACGACGAGATCGTCGCGTGGCTTCAGCAGGTGTGCATGCAGCACCGTCCTGAGCTGCACCTCTACGGCGAGCGGGGCCTCCTGATCCCGGCGTACCGAAAGGGCTATGCCAGGCCCGACGCAACGCTTGCGCCGAGAGGCTCCTTTTCGGGCCAGGGGGAGTGGGCCGCTTCCGAACCAGTCCTGATGACGGTCGAGGTCACCTCCCACGATGGCGACACCGATCGCCGTGACCGCCAGCAGAAGCCCCGCGCCTACGCGGAGGCCGGTATTCCGGTCTACCTGCTGATCGACCGCGACACGTGCGAGGTCACCGTCTTCTCGAAGCCTGACGGCGATCACTACGACCAGGCCGTCACGGTGCGGTTCGGCACGCCGGTCGAGATCCCGGCGCCCGTCGGCCTCAAGCTCGACACCGAGCCGCTGAAGGACTGGGTGAACTGA
- a CDS encoding HAD family hydrolase, which produces MPLRAVLWDLDDTLFDYTGSDRAGVLRHLEAEGLTAAYGGEEAALARWQAAMERAFARFLAGELEFLEHRRERARTFLGVPLSDDEADAWFGRYVAHYEASWVLFPDSAPALEALAPLARQAVLSNSGTASQERKLRALGIRGYFEAVLCSDELGHAKPEPEAFAAACDALGLPPEEVVYVGDRLDIDALGARDAGLTGVWLDRNGGGEEPPPGVRRIRSLAELPELLRGVIGFGAPSAIR; this is translated from the coding sequence ATGCCCCTCCGCGCCGTCCTCTGGGACCTCGACGACACCCTCTTCGACTACACGGGATCGGACCGCGCCGGCGTCCTGCGGCACCTCGAAGCGGAAGGGCTGACGGCGGCCTACGGCGGCGAGGAGGCCGCGCTGGCGCGGTGGCAGGCCGCCATGGAGCGTGCGTTCGCCCGGTTCCTCGCCGGTGAGCTGGAATTTCTGGAGCACCGCAGGGAGCGGGCCCGGACGTTTCTGGGCGTGCCGCTCTCCGACGACGAGGCGGACGCCTGGTTCGGGCGGTACGTGGCGCACTACGAAGCGTCCTGGGTGCTCTTCCCGGACTCCGCGCCCGCCCTGGAGGCGCTCGCGCCGCTGGCACGGCAGGCCGTGCTGTCCAACTCCGGGACCGCCAGCCAGGAGCGCAAGCTGCGCGCCCTGGGGATCCGCGGATACTTCGAGGCGGTGCTGTGCTCCGACGAGCTGGGGCACGCCAAACCCGAGCCGGAGGCGTTCGCGGCCGCCTGTGACGCGCTCGGTCTGCCGCCCGAGGAGGTGGTCTACGTCGGCGACCGGCTCGACATCGACGCGCTGGGCGCCCGGGACGCCGGTCTGACCGGCGTCTGGCTGGACCGCAACGGCGGCGGGGAGGAGCCGCCGCCGGGCGTACGGCGCATCCGGAGCCTGGCGGAGCTGCCCGAGCTGTTGCGCGGCGTTATCGGTTTTGGTGCGCCGTCCGCGATCAGGTAA
- a CDS encoding DUF4188 domain-containing protein: protein MSGRPVEGRMTADGDGEAVVFLVGMRVNSWWAVRSWLPVFLAMPRMIKEQARDRERGMLGYRFLPGLRNFAVLQYWESMDKLLAYAVDQGGEHRPAWTAYNRRARAGRGKVGFWHETYAVPAGSYESIYANMPPHGLGAVRGVVPVGRRGERAADRLGV, encoded by the coding sequence ATGAGCGGCAGGCCGGTTGAGGGACGGATGACGGCGGACGGCGACGGGGAGGCGGTGGTCTTCCTCGTCGGCATGCGGGTCAACAGCTGGTGGGCGGTGCGCAGTTGGCTGCCCGTCTTCCTGGCGATGCCGCGGATGATCAAGGAGCAGGCGCGGGACCGGGAGCGCGGGATGCTGGGGTACCGGTTCCTGCCGGGGCTGCGGAACTTCGCCGTGCTCCAGTACTGGGAATCGATGGACAAGCTGCTGGCCTACGCCGTCGACCAGGGCGGCGAGCACCGGCCGGCCTGGACGGCGTACAACCGGCGGGCGCGGGCGGGCCGGGGCAAGGTCGGCTTCTGGCACGAGACCTATGCCGTCCCGGCGGGCTCGTACGAGAGCATCTACGCCAATATGCCGCCCCACGGGCTGGGGGCGGTCCGGGGTGTGGTCCCGGTCGGGCGCCGCGGGGAGCGAGCGGCCGACCGGCTGGGCGTCTGA
- the ndgR gene encoding IclR family transcriptional regulator NdgR codes for MDNSSGVGVLDKAALVLSALESGPATLAGLVAATGLARPTAHRLAVALEHHRMVARDMQGRFILGPRLSELAAAAGEDRLLATAGPVLTHLRDVTGESAQLYRRQGDMRICVAAAERLSGLRDTVPVGSTLTMKAGSSAQILMAWEEPERLHRGLQGARFTATALSGVRRRGWAQSIGEREPGVASVSAPVRGPSNRVVAAVSVSGPIERLTRHPGRMHAQAVIDAAARLSEGLRRSG; via the coding sequence ATGGACAACTCTAGCGGCGTCGGCGTTCTCGACAAGGCGGCTCTCGTACTGAGCGCTCTGGAGTCCGGTCCGGCCACCCTCGCCGGGCTGGTCGCGGCGACAGGGCTTGCACGACCCACGGCCCACCGGCTGGCCGTGGCACTGGAACACCACCGGATGGTGGCGAGGGACATGCAGGGCCGGTTCATCCTGGGCCCGCGGCTGTCGGAGCTGGCCGCGGCGGCCGGCGAGGACCGCCTGCTGGCCACGGCCGGACCGGTGCTCACCCACCTGCGCGATGTGACGGGCGAGAGCGCCCAGCTCTATCGCCGGCAGGGCGATATGCGTATCTGCGTGGCGGCGGCGGAACGGCTGTCCGGACTGCGGGACACCGTCCCGGTCGGCTCCACGCTGACCATGAAGGCCGGCTCCTCGGCCCAGATCCTGATGGCCTGGGAGGAGCCCGAGCGGCTGCACCGCGGCCTCCAGGGCGCCCGCTTCACGGCCACCGCGCTCTCGGGCGTGCGGCGCCGCGGCTGGGCCCAGTCGATCGGCGAGCGCGAGCCCGGCGTGGCCTCCGTCTCCGCGCCCGTGCGCGGCCCCTCCAACCGCGTGGTCGCCGCCGTCTCGGTCTCCGGACCGATCGAGCGCCTGACCCGCCACCCGGGCCGGATGCACGCCCAGGCGGTCATCGACGCCGCCGCCCGCCTCTCCGAGGGCCTGCGGAGGAGCGGCTAG
- the leuC gene encoding 3-isopropylmalate dehydratase large subunit, which translates to MGRTLAEKVWDDHVVRRAEGEPDLLFIDLHLLHEVTSPQAFDGLRKAGRQVRRTDLTIATEDHNTPTLDIDKPIADPVSRTQLETLRKNCAEFGVRLHPLGDVEQGVVHVVGPQLGLTQPGTTVVCGDSHTSTHGAFGALAFGIGTSQVEHVLATQTLPMAPFKTMAITVDGELPEGVTAKDLILAIIARIGTGGGQGYVLEYRGPAIEKLSMEARMTICNMSIEAGARAGMIAPDRTTFDYLQGRDHAPRGEDWDAAVAYWKTLRTDDDAVFDAEVHIDASALSPFVTWGTNPGQGAPLSASVPDPASYEDASERMAAEKALEYMGLSAGQPLREITVDTVFVGSCTNGRIEDLRSAAAILEGRQVADGVRMLIVPGSVRVSLEAVAEGLDKVFTAAGAEWRHAGCSMCLGMNPDQLAPGERSASTSNRNFEGRQGKGGRTHLVSPQVAAATAVLGHLASPADLSDVAVATPAGV; encoded by the coding sequence ATGGGACGGACACTCGCGGAGAAGGTCTGGGACGACCATGTCGTCCGGCGCGCGGAAGGCGAGCCCGACCTCCTCTTCATCGATCTGCACCTGCTGCACGAGGTCACCAGCCCGCAGGCGTTCGACGGCCTCCGCAAGGCCGGCCGCCAGGTGCGCCGCACGGACCTGACCATCGCCACCGAGGACCACAACACCCCCACCCTCGACATCGACAAGCCGATCGCCGACCCGGTCTCGCGCACCCAGCTGGAGACGCTGCGCAAGAACTGCGCCGAGTTCGGCGTCCGGCTGCACCCGCTGGGCGATGTCGAGCAGGGCGTTGTCCACGTGGTGGGACCGCAGTTGGGACTGACCCAGCCCGGTACCACCGTGGTCTGCGGTGACAGCCACACCTCCACCCACGGAGCCTTCGGCGCCCTGGCGTTCGGTATCGGCACCAGCCAGGTCGAGCACGTCCTGGCCACCCAGACGCTGCCGATGGCCCCCTTCAAGACCATGGCGATCACCGTCGACGGCGAACTGCCCGAGGGCGTGACCGCCAAGGACCTCATCCTGGCGATCATCGCGCGGATCGGCACCGGCGGCGGCCAGGGCTACGTCCTGGAGTACCGCGGCCCGGCCATCGAGAAACTGTCGATGGAAGCCCGGATGACCATCTGCAACATGTCGATCGAGGCCGGTGCGCGGGCGGGCATGATCGCCCCCGACCGGACCACCTTCGACTACCTCCAGGGCCGCGACCACGCCCCCCGGGGCGAGGACTGGGACGCCGCGGTCGCCTACTGGAAGACGCTGCGCACCGACGACGACGCGGTCTTCGACGCCGAGGTGCACATCGACGCCTCCGCGCTGTCGCCGTTCGTCACCTGGGGCACCAACCCCGGCCAGGGTGCGCCGCTTTCGGCCAGCGTCCCCGACCCGGCTTCGTACGAGGACGCCTCGGAGCGGATGGCCGCCGAAAAGGCCCTGGAATACATGGGGTTGAGCGCCGGTCAGCCGCTGCGCGAGATCACCGTGGACACCGTCTTCGTAGGTTCGTGCACCAACGGCCGCATCGAGGACCTGCGCTCCGCGGCAGCCATCCTGGAAGGCCGCCAGGTCGCCGACGGCGTACGGATGCTGATCGTGCCCGGTTCGGTCCGGGTCTCGCTGGAGGCCGTCGCCGAGGGCCTGGACAAGGTCTTCACCGCGGCGGGGGCCGAATGGCGGCACGCGGGTTGCTCGATGTGCCTGGGTATGAACCCCGACCAGCTGGCGCCCGGTGAGCGCTCCGCGTCCACCTCCAACCGCAACTTCGAGGGCCGCCAGGGCAAGGGCGGCCGCACCCACCTGGTCTCGCCGCAGGTGGCCGCCGCAACGGCGGTTCTCGGCCATCTGGCCTCACCGGCCGATCTCTCTGACGTCGCCGTCGCCACGCCCGCGGGAGTCTGA
- the leuD gene encoding 3-isopropylmalate dehydratase small subunit: MEAFTTHTGRAVPLRRSNVDTDQIIPAHWLKKVTRDGFEDGLFEAWRKDPAFVLNQEAYNGATVLVAGPDFGTGSSREHAVWALQNYGFKAVISSRFADIFRGNSLKNGLLTVVLPQETVEALQKLAEADPTAEVTVDLVAREVRAEGITAGFELDENARWRLLEGLDDISLTLREESSIVTYEANRPSFKPRTLEV; the protein is encoded by the coding sequence ATGGAAGCTTTCACCACCCACACCGGCCGGGCCGTCCCGCTGCGCCGCAGCAACGTCGACACCGACCAGATCATCCCGGCCCACTGGCTGAAGAAGGTCACCCGCGACGGCTTCGAGGACGGGCTGTTCGAGGCCTGGCGCAAGGATCCCGCGTTCGTCCTCAACCAGGAGGCGTACAACGGCGCCACCGTCCTGGTGGCGGGCCCCGACTTCGGCACCGGCTCCTCGCGTGAGCACGCCGTCTGGGCGCTCCAGAACTACGGCTTCAAGGCCGTCATCTCCTCGCGTTTCGCGGACATCTTCCGCGGCAACTCCCTCAAGAACGGCCTGCTGACGGTGGTCCTGCCGCAGGAGACCGTCGAGGCGCTGCAGAAGCTGGCGGAGGCCGACCCCACCGCCGAGGTCACCGTCGACCTGGTCGCCCGCGAGGTGCGCGCCGAGGGCATCACCGCCGGCTTCGAGCTGGACGAGAACGCCCGTTGGCGGCTGCTGGAGGGGCTGGACGACATCAGCCTCACTCTCCGGGAGGAGTCGTCCATCGTGACGTACGAGGCGAATCGCCCGTCCTTCAAGCCGCGCACCCTTGAGGTCTGA
- a CDS encoding HU family DNA-binding protein has product MNKAQLVEAIADKLGGRQNAADAVDAVLDAIVRAVVGGDRVSVTGFGSFEKVDRPARYARNPQTGERVRVKKTSVPRFRAGQGFKDLVAGSKKLPKGGEVSVKKAPKGSLTGGAAIKKAAAKKATAKKAAAKKTTAKKAAAKKTTAAKKVTAKKTTAKKAPAKAAAKKTTAAKKATAKKATAKKTAPAKKATAKKAPAKKATARKTTAKKTTARKR; this is encoded by the coding sequence GTGAACAAGGCGCAGCTCGTAGAAGCCATTGCCGACAAGCTCGGCGGCCGCCAGAACGCCGCGGACGCGGTGGACGCGGTACTGGACGCAATCGTCCGTGCAGTTGTCGGCGGCGACCGCGTTTCGGTCACCGGATTCGGCTCGTTCGAGAAGGTCGACCGTCCGGCCCGCTATGCCCGTAACCCGCAGACGGGGGAGCGCGTGCGGGTCAAGAAGACCTCGGTGCCGCGATTCCGCGCCGGTCAGGGCTTCAAGGACCTGGTGGCCGGCTCGAAGAAGCTCCCCAAGGGCGGCGAGGTCTCCGTCAAGAAGGCCCCCAAGGGCAGCCTCACCGGCGGCGCCGCCATCAAGAAGGCGGCCGCGAAGAAGGCCACCGCCAAGAAGGCCGCCGCCAAGAAGACAACGGCGAAGAAGGCCGCGGCGAAGAAGACCACGGCAGCGAAGAAGGTCACCGCCAAGAAGACCACGGCGAAGAAGGCCCCCGCGAAGGCCGCGGCGAAGAAGACCACGGCCGCCAAGAAGGCGACGGCGAAGAAGGCCACCGCCAAGAAGACCGCCCCCGCCAAGAAGGCGACGGCGAAGAAGGCGCCGGCCAAGAAGGCCACGGCGCGCAAGACCACCGCCAAGAAGACCACCGCCCGCAAGCGGTAA
- the cofC gene encoding 2-phospho-L-lactate guanylyltransferase: protein MTRDGADAGWSLVVPLKPLVRAKSRLSQAAGEDVRPRLALAFALDTVAAALACTDVRDVAVVTDDHVAGERLAALGARIVPDTPGGGLNAALAHGARAVRARRPGAAVAALNADLPALRPAELELVLHSAALFPRAFLADAADIGTTLLTARCGVELAPAFGGASRLRHLASGAREITAPGVPSVRRDVDTGEDLRAALALGVGPYTAAQVRGPVGGAPAGAGGPEGPREPVEPQGPVSPAVRASGG from the coding sequence ATGACAAGAGACGGAGCGGATGCGGGCTGGAGCCTGGTGGTGCCGCTGAAACCGCTGGTGCGGGCCAAGAGCAGGCTCTCGCAGGCGGCCGGGGAGGATGTGCGGCCCCGATTGGCGCTGGCGTTCGCCCTGGACACCGTGGCCGCGGCGCTGGCCTGCACCGATGTGCGCGATGTGGCGGTTGTCACGGACGATCATGTGGCCGGGGAGCGGCTGGCGGCCCTGGGCGCGCGCATCGTGCCCGACACACCGGGCGGCGGTCTCAACGCGGCGCTGGCGCACGGTGCGCGGGCGGTACGGGCGCGTCGTCCCGGTGCCGCGGTCGCGGCCCTGAACGCGGATCTTCCGGCGTTGCGTCCGGCCGAGCTGGAACTGGTGCTCCATTCCGCCGCGCTATTTCCCCGTGCATTTCTCGCGGATGCGGCGGATATCGGGACAACACTTCTCACCGCGCGGTGCGGAGTGGAATTGGCGCCGGCATTCGGCGGCGCTTCGCGGCTGCGCCACCTGGCGTCCGGGGCGCGGGAGATCACCGCGCCCGGGGTGCCGTCGGTGCGGCGGGACGTGGACACCGGTGAGGATCTGCGGGCGGCGCTGGCGCTGGGCGTGGGCCCGTACACGGCCGCGCAGGTACGAGGGCCGGTGGGCGGCGCTCCGGCGGGCGCAGGCGGGCCTGAGGGGCCTCGGGAGCCGGTGGAGCCGCAGGGGCCGGTGTCCCCCGCGGTCAGAGCGTCTGGAGGGTGA
- a CDS encoding lysophospholipid acyltransferase family protein translates to MSRRRIGFWYRLAAVICKPPLVVLFKRDWRGMEHIPAEGGFITAVNHNSYLDPLSYAHYQYNTGRVPRFLAKSGLFKSGFVGLMMRGTGQIPVYRETTDAANAFRAAVTAIEKGECVAFYPEGTLTRDPDMWPMQGKTGAARVALLTKAPVIPVAQWGANDAMPPYAKEKKLRLFPRKTLKVKAGPPVDLSAFHGKEPTAEVLRAVTETIMAAITEQLALLRDEPAPAEPYDYRKAIARERRAAREAAKVAANALIEPAGSDAVALTQQAPAARQAQSTQQAQEDDSK, encoded by the coding sequence GTGTCCCGCCGCAGAATCGGCTTCTGGTACCGCTTGGCCGCGGTCATCTGCAAACCGCCGCTCGTGGTTCTGTTCAAGCGGGACTGGCGAGGAATGGAGCACATTCCCGCCGAGGGTGGATTTATCACCGCGGTGAACCACAACTCGTATCTCGACCCGCTCTCCTACGCGCACTATCAGTACAACACCGGCCGGGTCCCGCGATTCCTCGCCAAGTCCGGTCTCTTCAAGAGCGGCTTTGTCGGCCTGATGATGCGCGGCACCGGACAGATCCCCGTCTACCGGGAAACCACCGACGCGGCCAACGCCTTCCGCGCCGCCGTCACCGCGATCGAGAAGGGCGAATGCGTCGCCTTCTACCCCGAGGGCACCCTCACCCGCGACCCCGACATGTGGCCCATGCAGGGCAAGACCGGCGCCGCCCGCGTGGCATTGCTGACCAAGGCCCCGGTCATTCCCGTCGCCCAGTGGGGCGCCAATGACGCGATGCCGCCGTACGCCAAGGAGAAGAAGCTCCGGCTCTTCCCCCGCAAAACACTCAAGGTCAAGGCGGGACCGCCGGTCGACCTGAGCGCGTTCCACGGCAAGGAGCCCACCGCCGAGGTGCTGCGCGCCGTCACCGAGACCATCATGGCCGCCATCACCGAGCAGCTGGCCCTGCTGCGCGACGAGCCCGCGCCCGCCGAACCGTACGACTACCGCAAGGCCATCGCCCGCGAGCGGCGCGCCGCCCGCGAGGCCGCCAAGGTCGCCGCCAACGCCCTCATCGAGCCCGCCGGCAGCGACGCGGTGGCCCTCACGCAGCAGGCCCCCGCCGCCCGGCAGGCCCAAAGCACCCAGCAGGCACAGGAGGATGACAGCAAGTGA
- a CDS encoding NAD(P)H-dependent glycerol-3-phosphate dehydrogenase: protein MTRCAVFGTGSWGTAFAMVLADAGCEVTLWGRRAAVVDAINTGRTNPDYLPGVTLPAAVRATTDPAEAARGADFTVLAVPSQTLRANLTEWAPLLADGTVLVSLMKGVELGTAKRMSEVIEEVAKVPAERVAVLTGPNLAKEIAARQPAAAVVACVDEDVARRLQTACHTPYFRPYTNTDVVGCELGGAVKNVIALAVGIATGMGLGDNAKASLITRGLAETTRLGLAMGADAHTFAGLAGMGDLVATCSSPLSRNNTFGTNLGRGMSLEETIAVTKQTAEGVKSCESVRDLARRHGVDMPLTETVVEIVHEGKPPMVALKDLMARTAKPERH from the coding sequence GTGACGCGCTGCGCCGTCTTCGGCACGGGGTCCTGGGGCACCGCCTTCGCGATGGTGCTCGCCGACGCGGGATGCGAGGTGACCCTCTGGGGCCGCCGCGCCGCCGTCGTCGACGCCATCAACACCGGCCGCACCAACCCCGACTACCTGCCCGGGGTCACCCTGCCCGCCGCCGTACGGGCCACCACCGACCCCGCGGAAGCCGCCCGCGGCGCCGACTTCACCGTCCTCGCCGTCCCCTCGCAGACGCTGCGCGCCAACCTCACCGAATGGGCGCCCCTGCTCGCCGACGGCACGGTCCTGGTCTCCCTGATGAAGGGCGTCGAACTGGGCACCGCCAAGCGCATGAGCGAGGTCATCGAGGAGGTCGCCAAGGTGCCCGCGGAACGCGTCGCGGTCCTCACCGGCCCCAATCTCGCCAAGGAGATCGCCGCCCGCCAGCCCGCCGCCGCCGTCGTGGCCTGTGTCGACGAGGACGTCGCCCGGCGCCTCCAGACCGCCTGCCACACCCCGTACTTCCGCCCGTACACCAACACCGACGTGGTCGGCTGCGAACTGGGCGGCGCCGTCAAGAACGTCATCGCGCTGGCCGTCGGCATCGCCACCGGCATGGGCCTGGGCGACAACGCCAAAGCCTCCCTGATCACCCGCGGTCTGGCCGAGACCACCCGGCTGGGCCTGGCCATGGGCGCCGACGCACACACCTTCGCGGGCCTGGCCGGCATGGGCGACCTCGTCGCCACCTGCTCCTCGCCGCTGTCGCGCAACAACACCTTCGGCACCAACCTCGGCCGCGGCATGTCGCTGGAGGAGACCATCGCGGTCACCAAGCAGACCGCCGAGGGCGTCAAGTCGTGCGAGTCCGTACGGGATCTGGCGCGCCGGCACGGCGTCGACATGCCGCTGACCGAGACCGTCGTGGAGATCGTCCACGAGGGCAAACCGCCGATGGTCGCCCTCAAGGACCTGATGGCGCGCACCGCCAAGCCGGAGCGGCACTGA
- a CDS encoding D-alanine--D-alanine ligase family protein, with product MSSQTSSHKPRVAVVFGGRSSEHAISVLTAGAVLRAIDRDKYEVLPIGITTDGRWALTADDPERMAIADRQLPSVAALAESAEGGVVLPVDPTSREVVYTEPGSVPKALGEVDVVFPVLHGPYGEDGTLQGLLELSGIPYVGSGVLASAVGQDKDYMKRVFTSFGLPVGPYEVIRPREWDRDPAAARKKIVDFAGEHGWPLFVKPARAGSSIGITKVDDLAGLDEAVEEARRHDPKVIVEALLRGREIECGVLEFEDGPRASAPAEIPPVTAHDFYDFEAKYIDSAAGIVPAPLTAEQTAKVQELAVQAFEAASCEGLVRADFFLQDNGEFVINEINTLPGFTPISMYPRMWQESGVSYPELIDRLLQAALNRSTGLR from the coding sequence ATGAGCAGCCAGACCTCCTCCCACAAGCCCCGCGTCGCCGTCGTCTTCGGCGGCCGCAGCTCCGAGCACGCCATCTCCGTACTCACCGCCGGAGCCGTGCTGCGCGCCATCGACCGCGACAAGTACGAGGTGCTGCCCATCGGCATCACCACCGACGGCCGCTGGGCGCTGACCGCCGACGATCCCGAGCGGATGGCCATCGCCGACCGGCAGCTGCCCAGCGTGGCCGCGCTCGCCGAGTCCGCCGAGGGCGGCGTGGTGCTGCCGGTCGACCCGACCAGCCGCGAGGTCGTCTACACCGAGCCCGGCTCGGTCCCCAAGGCGCTCGGCGAGGTCGACGTCGTCTTCCCCGTCCTGCACGGCCCCTACGGCGAGGACGGCACCCTCCAGGGCCTGCTGGAGCTCTCCGGCATCCCCTACGTCGGCTCGGGCGTCCTCGCCTCCGCCGTGGGCCAGGACAAGGACTACATGAAGCGGGTCTTCACCTCCTTCGGGCTGCCCGTCGGCCCGTACGAGGTCATCCGGCCCCGCGAGTGGGACAGGGACCCCGCGGCCGCACGCAAGAAGATCGTGGACTTCGCCGGCGAACACGGCTGGCCGCTGTTCGTCAAGCCCGCCCGGGCCGGCTCGTCCATCGGCATCACCAAGGTCGACGACCTCGCGGGCCTGGACGAGGCCGTCGAGGAAGCCCGCCGCCACGACCCCAAGGTCATCGTCGAGGCGCTGCTGCGCGGCCGCGAGATCGAGTGCGGGGTGCTGGAGTTCGAGGACGGCCCGCGCGCGAGCGCCCCGGCCGAGATCCCGCCGGTCACCGCGCACGACTTCTACGACTTCGAGGCCAAGTACATCGACTCGGCCGCAGGCATCGTGCCCGCCCCGCTGACCGCCGAGCAGACCGCCAAGGTCCAGGAACTGGCCGTCCAAGCCTTCGAGGCGGCGTCCTGCGAGGGCCTGGTGCGCGCCGACTTCTTCCTCCAGGACAACGGCGAGTTCGTGATCAACGAGATCAACACCCTGCCCGGCTTCACGCCCATCTCGATGTACCCGCGGATGTGGCAGGAGAGCGGTGTGAGCTACCCGGAGCTGATCGACCGGCTGCTCCAGGCGGCGCTGAACCGCTCCACGGGGCTGCGCTGA